From a region of the Anomalospiza imberbis isolate Cuckoo-Finch-1a 21T00152 chromosome 3, ASM3175350v1, whole genome shotgun sequence genome:
- the LOC137470073 gene encoding interferon-induced very large GTPase 1-like, giving the protein MASQEDTQEGDAKAQLLAEAFQKEGLDAGYWLLKASQILGIKCREALQHLEYEDYLRLECQVRHPWEKKALQKLLKITDEKTTTKEVQKEYLEKTKQRQEVAKQALNDLTEMLNSCSHSQDALREKAETLWRAMEIPKEFWPPPKKPLADMLESIQKQLEQQELSAGRRENIPDTEVLRRASGGLALQGIYRTSRPEDALAKREQLLRVPEGFQLAGPQQGSLLERKEFSSSAAESTFTKSMEQLGFSMSVSAKSSFWGTILGVGVDYSSSSQSQDTHQSCSEQSYFCTTKYQYIPLASCYFQRHQLRLSDAALRELQDMEQLLSFTWEEDNPTLVKMCESFFSRFGSHINQGPLHLGGIFWWKASTEGFQATQWEEMKRQTSEALNNFVWASWVGLRATVEGTLDVSGSSSMASVQGSAGESSHTAIQLNVVKTGGPADTASLPQWKTGLVSDNTTWCVIDRGFELIPVWDVILCNHCGDFKSGGQMSRALRAAYKALTNQSVGTVFGEELGSAVQEARDFMGTVRAWEGMVDEGKLLMLMELKDDLSAKTRNPSVWINVCLSDKALQDFLVKTVRSCQESPPENTSSIKVMLRSLLNPHIYSVKDFPEASFIMQWVFQTEHPLPRSPKVAELQELIRTLQQMKEHIHAVTYAPGSSASAVHEAKIEATQTSSLAIYSFLQSLQEQAQKDMKLLVLLIATSTGYQVEGSTFQHLLGHPEIQYMAKEMEAAHEEYMNLKEQDADRAEAFLLLTGLTVTPESQELSPEQKRERLVFMEDHMKGLWSTQIENLLQKHRGGEDWERLEQDLDSLISGCLDDIWDEQRMQTILKDLEDTFRTPEAPSQFQSKGDSSKFKESEATANQEFLQLLKRLGLENHYPRKMGMGDFRTICRTSLQDSQPSQDKELPFYFLQKLLTVDYQVRYLTCWERNKPGLAPVPQTREQESQQSDSFENFLDKMMEAAPERGSRDGHVHPMDLQMAIFHCADDFLRQTLATKLAFCQLALPLLVPNPSTSRIEFPLYALSQIQMSWKEAEKSGKQAQTKSYNNKLIFQAQTPIVSFIRIGSSASSSKSQLLNALLSKRKHDTFFHRHCKGSTRERLLMEGLVEIAWYCPRGSPDDTFECCVAFCNLHGDARDHGAQLHFLQEVSAVNVALVSDWEHMDNRGKKLLQDLWQSQRPLVCLLTEKENVAGGQASRTITIGIKNRNEAELMEQLTKTIGNLLEGSNPCFSLQACMDKARQHGFIVDADQPACVTAKEKAKELMELLKKEKLSEIKSRLLPLQGKLWYQWCQKDKELTRLQEKRNRSIEHHRSQIENEKTAIRRKQLEQAFPLNPLMKSFLGFLQAQPADTKKYFLQWMKVFMHELSCGRLEELRREYHELWSENLSRKKSKKKPSGNDELLSCLDALSDEINSSSIGLEHLLREVGQIYEALQLMNSTKDNFVSLPEIAAELMVSGYPVELMDGDASYLPLRWVGAIFDSLIERLGDKRVFVLSVLGIQSTGKSTLLNAMFGLQFNVSAGRCTRGAFMQLLPVSEQLQQDLGFDFVLVVDTEGLRAIEMANKQSLNHDNELATFVIGVGNLTVINIFGENPSEMQDVLQIAVQAFLRMKKVNLSPSCLFVHQNVGEATAKEQNMEGQRRLQEKLDEMTVVAAQQEFCDVSSFSDVIGFDVTTHIHYFAHLWEGNPPMAPPNPTYSQNVQQLKSKILQDAKKQSQSSILRLSSLKDRIGDLWNALLNENFVFSFKNSLEIAVYRKLESAFSQWTWRLRSHILDVQMRLDNKIRNGDWQNVTREHLEGLVQETSDAIEKEVEKYFREDKDCEILVQWKSGTELKLKELKETLLHETKKKCENLIELQKEQKKLDARKLEYEDELLRRSRHLAVSLKGKSLSERDLKDNFTLVWNQWIVEVFSAARPPEWVDIDAEIEDVLVEHFKEPGIHARIRSFPRGGGFCLDLQKHIMKQKYFGFIPDPRSISNADVINFQHITDNVIECVMANIAKKEEEKRDYSRNFIHEILNEVQKGVNSVPSNAKCTFTREYSIDLSLYLCTMAAERFKAMHEAFQKANDPVVYLSSKKEDFFQCFQISCQGATSVTTFAVFLCDKIEPALRRAVYERAAKDIAKDMQGKFPDFQGSRANLEVCILRYLAEKENFEYFKQYLRSPKQFCERYIETQVRRYCLDGSRRLRMFLGSSLNLLYQNILSAVSLSTQIVKDRKDREDQVCHWLDEFCRDLTEVINLPRSELKGIEHQEVTDIEFLSSAMAEALDDLRERLMIELAGADLSSFSRQPHTILAEHFAGCWAQCPFCGAVCTSTMQNHNGDHQVVFHRPQGLMGFTWWACLPGIEYDTHKLVIDICSSLVASDCKFSVGGGPWIPYRTYRDAGPPYSTWNILPDPSMQAYWKWFVSHFRTQLEALYNGKFQGKGEIPEAWRRITKQEALYELEKR; this is encoded by the coding sequence ATGGCTTcgcaggaggacacacaggaGGGGGATGCAAAGGCACAGCTCCTGGCAGAAGCGTTCCAGAAGGAAGGACTGGATGCTGGATATTGGCTGCTCAAAGCTTCACAGATCCTGGGAATCAAGTGCAGAGAAGCCCTGCAACATCTGGAATATGAGGACTACCTCAGGCTGGAGTGTCAGGTACGGCACCCCTGGGAGAAAAAGGCACTCcagaaactgctgaaaataACAGATGAAAAAACAACCACTAAAGAGGTGCAGAAGGAGTACTTGGAGAAGACAAAGCAAAGACAAGAGGTGGCCAAACAAGCCCTGAACGATCTGACAGAAATGCTCaacagctgcagccacagccaggatGCTCTGAGGGAGAAAGCAGAGACTCTGTGGCGAGCCATGGAGATTCCCAAAGAGTTCTGGCCACCGCCAAAGAAGCCCTTGGCGGATATGCTGGAGAGCATCcagaagcagctggagcagcaggagctgtcagcaggcaggagggagaaCATCCCTGACACGGAGGTGCTGAGGCGGGCGTCGGGGGGACTGGCCCTGCAGGGCATCTACAGAACCAGCAGACCTGAAGATGCGCTGGCAAAGCgagagcagctgctcagggTTCCTGAGGGATTCCAGCTCGCCGGTCCACAGCAAGGATCGCTGCTTGAGAGGAAGGAGttctcctcctctgcagcagaATCCACTTTCACCAAGTCCATGGAGCAGCTGGGGTTCAGCATGAGTGTTTCTGCCAAATCCTCATTCTGGGGAACTATTCTGGGAGTGGGTGTAGATTACAGCAGCTCCTCGCAGTCACAGGACACCCACCAGTCTTGCTCTGAGCAGAGCTACTTTTGCACCACCAAGTACCAGTACATCCCTCTGGCCTCCTGCTACTTCCAAAGGCATCAGCTTCGCCTCTCGGATGCGGCTCTGCGGGAGCTGCAAGACATGGAGCAGCTTTTGAGCTTCACTTGGGAAGAAGACAACCCCACCTTGGTGAAGATGTGTGAGAGCTTCTTCAGCAGGTTTGGGTCCCACATAAACCAGGGTCCCCTCCACTTAGGGGGGATATTCTGGTGGAAGGCGTCTACAGAAGGATTCCAAGCTACGCAGTGGGAAGAGATGAAACGACAAACATCTGAAGCACTGAACAACTTTGTTTGGGCCAGCTGGGTTGGCTTAAGGGCCACTGTAGAAGGGACCCTGGATGTTTCCGGATCCAGCTCAATGGCTTCTGTCCAGGGAAGCGCCGGAGAGAGTTCCCATACAGCAATTCAGCTCAACGTGGTCAAAACGGGGGGCCCAGCAGACACAGCTTCTCTCCCTCAGTGGAAAACGGGGCTGGTGTCTGATAACACAACGTGGTGCGTTATCGACCGCGGCTTTGAGCTGATCCCAGTGTGGGACGTCATCCTGTGCAATCACTGTGGGGATTTTAAATCTGGTGGTCAGATGAGCAGAGCCCTCAGGGCTGCGTACAAAGCGTTGACGAATCAGAGCGTAGGCACCGTTTTTGGAGAGGAACTGGGCAGTGCAGTGCAAGAGGCCAGAGATTTCATGGGGACTGTGAGGGCCTGGGAGGGGATGGTGGATGAAGGGAAGCTGCTCATGCTGATGGAGCTAAAAGATGATCTGAGTGCAAAAACCAGGAACCCCAGTGTGTGGATCAACGTGTGCCTGTCGGACAAAGCCCTGCAGGACTTCCTGGTGAAAACCGTGCGGAGCTGCCAGGAGTCGCCTCCAGAAAACACCAGCTCTATCAAGGTCATGTTGAGGAGCCTCCTGAATCCTCATATCTACTCTGTCAAGGACTTCCCTGAGGCTTCCTTCATCATGCAATGGGTCTTCCAGACTGAGCACCCGCTTCCCAGATCTCCCAAAGTCGCTGAGCTTCAAGAGCTCATCAGAACACTGCAGCAAATGAAGGAGCACATCCATGCTGTCACCTATGCACCAGGAAGCTCTGCTTCTGCCGTTCACGAAGCAAAGATAGAAGCCACCCAGACCAGCAGCCTCGCCATTTATTCCTTCCTCCAGTCTCTCCAGGAACAGGCTCAGAAGGACATGAAGCTGTTGGTGCTCTTGATCGCGACCAGCACAGGGTACCAGGTGGAAGGCAGCACTTTTCAGCACCTCCTTGGACACCCAGAAATTCAGTACATGGCCAAGGAAATGGAAGCGGCACATGAGGAATACATGAACCTGAAGGAGCAAGATGCTGACAGGGCTGAGGCCTTCCTGCTGCTGACAGGTCTGACAGTGACACCCGAAAGTCAAGAGCTGTCCCCTGAGCAGAAGAGGGAGCGTTTAGTTTTCATGGAAGATCACATGAAAGGTTTGTGGTCCACACAGATAGAGAATCTCCTCCAAAAGCACAGAGGAGGTGAAGACTGGGAgaggctggaacaggacttggacTCCTTGATCAGTGGGTGCTTGGATGACATATGGGATGAACAGAGGATGCAGACCATACTCAAAGACCTGGAAGACACTTTTCGTACACCTGAGGCCCCCAGTCAGTTCCAATCCAAGGGAGACAGCAGCAAATTCAAAGAAAGTGAAGCCACTGCAAACCAGGAGTTCCTCCAGTTGCTCAAGCGCCTTGGACTGGAAAATCACTATCCaagaaaaatggggatgggagaTTTCCGCACCATCTGCAGGACatctctgcaggacagccagcccagccaggacaAGGAACTGCCATTCTACTTCTTGCAAAAGCTGCTAACTGTGGACTACCAGGTGAGGTACCTGACTTGCTGGGAAAGGAACAAACCAGGCcttgcacccgtgccacagaCCAGAGAGCAAGAGAGCCAGCAATCAGACTCCTTTGAAAACTTTCTTGATAAGATGATGGAAGCAGCCCCTGAACGTGGAAGCAGGGACGGCCATGTGCACCCCATGGACCTGCAGATGGCCATTTTCCATTGTGCTGATGACTTCCTGAGGCAGACCCTTGCAACCAAGCTGGCGTTCTGTCAACTGGCGCTGCCTCTGCTGGTGCCCAACCCGAGCACTTCACGCATCGAGTTCCCGCTCTACGCCCTCAGCCAAATCCAAATGAGCTGGAAAGAGGCAGAGAAGTCGGGAAAGCAGGCCCAAACAAAGAGTTACAACAACAAACTCATCTTTCAGGCACAGACACCCATCGTCTCCTTCATCCGCATTGGCAGCTCAGCCTCCTCTTCCAAGTCCCAGCTCCTCAACGCTCTGCTGAGCAAGCGCAAACACGACACTTTCTTCCACCGCCACTGCAAAGGCAGCACCAGAGAGCGTTTGCTGATGGAAGGGCTGGTGGAGATTGCCTGGTACTGCCCCCGTGGAAGCCCCGATGACACCTTTGAGTGCTGCGTGGCTTTCTGTAACCTGCATGGAGACGCCAGGGATCACGGAGCACAGCTGCACTTCCTGCAGGAGGTATCTGCTGTCAATGTGGCTCTTGTGTCTGATTGGGAGCACATGGACAACAGGGGGAAAAAGCTTCTGCAGGACCTGTGGCAGTCACAAAGGCCTTTGGTTTGTCTTCTCACAGAAAAAGAGAACGTTGCAGGTGGACAAGCCAGCAGAACCATAACAATAGGGATCAAGAACAGAAACGAAGCAGAACTGATGGAGCAGCTGACCAAGACAATTGGGAATCTCCTGGAAGGGTCTAACCCATGTTTCAGCCTGCAGGCCTGCATGGACAAAGCTCGCCAGCACGGATTCATAGTGGATGCAGATCAACCCGCGTGTGTGACAGCCAAAGAAAAGGCAAAGGAGCTGATGGAGCTTCTGAAGAAAGAGAAGCTGTCTGAGATCAAATCCCGGCTGCTGCCGCTTCAAGGAAAACTATGGTACCAGTGGTGCCAAAAGGACAAAGAACTCACTCGCTTGCAGGAGAAGAGGAACAGGAGCATTGAGCATCATCGCAGCCAAATTGAAAACGAGAAGACAGCAATTAGAAGAAAGCAACTTGAGCAAGCTTTCCCCCTCAACCCACTGATGAAATCTTTCCTTGGCTTTCTCCAGGCCCAGCCAGCAGATACCAAGAAATACTTCCTGCAGTGGATGAAGGTCTTTATGCACGAGCTGTCTTGTGGTCGCCTTGAAGAACTGAGGAGAGAATATCATGAATTATGGTCTGAAAACCTgtcaagaaagaaaagcaagaaaaaacccAGTGGCAATGATGAGTTGCTGAGTTGCTTGGATGCCCTCTCTGATGAAATCAACAGTTCATCCATTGGCTTGGAGCACCTTCTGAGAGAGGTAGGGCAGATTTATGAAGCTCTGCAATTAATGAACTCCACAAAAGACAATTTTGTCAGCCTTCCGGAAATTGCAGCAGAGCTGATGGTTTCCGGGTATCCCGTGGAGCTGATGGATGGGGACGCTTCTTACCTGCCCTTGCGCTGGGTGGGAGCAATCTTTGACAGCTTAATTGAGAGGCTGGGGGACAAACGAGTGTTTGTGCTCTCCGTGCTCGGCATCCAGAGCACAGGCAAGTCCACCCTGCTGAATGCCATGTTTGGTCTGCAGTTCAACGTCAGCGCAGGGCGATGCACCCGTGGAGCCTTCATGCAGCTCCTCCCCGTGAGCGAGCAGCTGCAGCAAGACTTGGGCTTTGATTTTGTGCTGGTGGTTGACACAGAGGGACTTCGTGCCATCGAGATGGCCAATAAACAGTCCCTGAACCATGACAACGAGCTGGCCACCTTTGTCATTGGTGTTGGCAACTTGACTGTGATCAATATCTTTGGAGAAAACCCATCAGAAATGCAAGATGTTCTCCAGATCGCTGTGCAGGCTTTCCTGAGGATGAAGAAAGTCAATCTTTCCCCAAGCTGCCTCTTTGTCCACCAAAACGTGGGAGAAGCAACGGCCAAGGAGCAGAACATGGAAGGACAAAGGCGCTTGCAGGAAAAGCTGGATGAAATGACTGTGGTAGCTGCTCAGCAGGAATTCTGTGACGTCTCCTCCTTCAGCGATGTCATTGGCTTTGATGTGACCACCCACATTCACTACTTTGCTCACCTGTGGGAAGGAAACCCCCCAATGGCACCACCCAACCCCACCTACAGCCAGAACGTCCAGCAACTAAAGAGCAAAATCCTCCAGGATGCCAAGAAGCAGTCGCAGAGCAGCATTTTGAGGCTCTCGAGCCTGAAAGATCGTATTGGTGACCTCTGGAATGCTCTGCTGAATGAAAACTTTGTTTTCAGCTTCAAGAATTCCCTGGAGATTGCTGTGTACAGGAAACTGGAAAGTGCCTTTAGTCAGTGGACCTGGAGGCTGAGGAGTCACATCTTAGATGTACAGATGAGACTGGACAACAAAATTCGGAATGGGGACTGGCAGAATGTCACCAGAGAACACCTTGAAGGGCTGGTGCAAGAGACAAGTGATGCCATTGAGAAAGAAGTGGAAAAGTATTTCAGGGAAGACAAAGACTGTGAGATACTGGTCCAGTGGAAATCAGGCACAGAGCTGAAGCTGAAAGAACTGAAAGAGACTCTTCTTcatgaaacaaaaaagaaatgtgagAATCTTATTGAGCTACAGAAGGAGCAGAAGAAACTGGATGCAAGGAAGTTGGAATATGAAGATGAGCTCCTGAGAAGGAGTAGGCATCTGGCTGTGAGTCTGAAAGGGAAGAGTCTCAGTGAGAGAGATCTGAAAGATAACTTTACTCTTGTCTGGAACCAGTGGATTGTCGAAGTCTTCTCTGCCGCTCGTCCTCCAGAATGGGTGGATATCGATGCAGAAATTGAAGATGTCCTTGTAGAGCACTTTAAGGAGCCAGGTATCCATGCACGGATCAGGTCATTTCCCAGAGGTGGAGGATTTTGTTTAGACCTGCAGAAACACATAATGAAGCAAAAGTATTTTGGCTTTATCCCAGATCCCAGGAGCATTTCCAATGCTGATGTGATCAACTTTCAGCACATCACAGACAATGTCATAGAGTGTGTGATGGCAAACATTGCTaagaaagaagaggagaaaCGTGATTACAGCAGAAATTTTATTCATGAAATACTCAATGAAGTACAGAAAGGTGTGAACTCTGTCCCCAGCAATGCAAAATGTACCTTTACCAGAGAGTACAGCATAGATTTGTCTCTGTATCTGTGCACAATGGCAGCAGAAAGGTTTAAAGCCATGCATGAAGCATTCCAAAAGGCAAATGACCCAGTTGTGTACCTGAGCAGCAAGAAAGAAGATTTCTTCCAATGTTTCCAGATTTCCTGCCAAGGAGCCACTTCTGTCACAActtttgctgttttcctttgtgACAAGATTGAACCAGCTCTTCGCCGGGCTGTCTATGAGAGGGCAGCAAAAGACATCGCTAAGGACATGCAGGgcaaattcccagatttccagggcagcagagccaatcTGGAAGTTTGCATCCTGAGATACctggcagaaaaggaaaattttgagTATTTCAAGCAGTACCTTAGGTCTCCAAAACAGTTTTGTGAGAGGTACATTGAGACACAAGTTAGGAGATACTGTTTGGATGGGAGTAGGAGGCTGAGGATGTTTTTAGGTTCCTCCCTTAATCTTCTCTATCAAAACATCCTGTCAGCTGTTTCTTTATCAACCCAAATTGTCAAAGACAGGAAAGACAGAGAAGACCAAGTCTGTCACTGGCTGGATGAATTTTGCAGGGATCTGACAGAGGTGATCAACTTGCCCAGAAGTGAGCTGAAGGGCATTGAGCACCAGGAGGTCACAGACATTGAGTTCCTGAGCAGTGCCATGGCGGAAGCTCTGGATGACCTGAGGGAAAGGCTGATGATAGAATTGGCTGGGGCTGACCTGAGCTCGTTTTCAAGGCAGCCTCACACCATCCTGGCGGAGCATTTTGCAGGGTGCTGGGCACAGTGCCCCTTTTGTGGGGCTGTCTGCACAAGCACAATGCAGAATCACAATGGAGACCATCAGGTGGTCTTCCATCGCCCACAAGGTTTGATGGGATTCACATGGTGGGCATGTTTACCTGGCATCGAGTATGATACACACAAACTGGTCATTGACATTTGTTCCAGCCTTGTTGCAAGTGACTGCAAATTCAGTGTTGGTGGTGGCCCGTGGATCCCTTACAGGACATACCGTGATGCTGGACCTCCTTATTCCACTTGGAACATTCTTCCTGATCCATCCATGCAGGCGTACTGGAAATGGTTTGTGTCTCATTTCAGGACACAGCTGGAAGCTCTGTACAATGGGAAATTTCAGGGCAAAGGAGAAATCCCTGAGGCGTGGCGGAGAATTACCAAGCAGGAAGCACTGTATGAGCTGGAGAAACGCTAG